The genomic window TTTATTTACCACTTCGAAGGAATTACGGGTAAATAAAGCATGTATCAAATATTGAATAAATAAGTAATAGCTGACAGAATTATCATGATCAAAATAAAATGCAGAAGAAACATTTTCCTTTCTATTGACCTTACCAAAAATATGATTTAAAAAATCCTTGTACGTTACCATGTTATTATTGGTATACATAAAAGGACTATCCGGGTTTATTTTTTTCTCAATTTTTAGATTTTGATTGATTTTAGGTTGTAAACGAAGTACATCTCTATATAAATCCTGATCTAATAGAAGAAGGGATTTGTCTTGTAAATTATTTAGTTCTTTTTCAAAACTAAAAGCAACTCCGGCACTAGCACAAGCAAAAGCAGCAATTCCAATATCAAAAGGATGTTCTAACTGAATTTTTACATAGGTAGATTTTCCTTTTAATTGAAGTAAATAATTAATGATCTGATCAACTTTATTCAAAGCCTCTTTATAATCAAAAACATCATCATTATATATAATGAGTTTTTTGTGATTATAAACATTCTTCTGTTGGTTAATTATTTGATAAAGATTGGGGTAAAAATCATATTTCATCTTTTAGTGAATTTATGTAATAGTTCTTCTGTCGTAGAAATGTTTTTAGAGAATAGCGATAATATGTTTGGAGGTTTTATTTTAAAAAAAGGGATCTCCTTAAGGCTTATCTGAATTTACTATACAACGATAAGAAACACTACACCATATTGTAATAATAGTAGCAATTCTTTATTGGGTGACATTTATAAGTTAATTATTCATGTATCTACAAGATTTGTAATTAATAGAGTTTTATCCTAAAAATTAATCTTATTGTAATATATGATGTTTTAATTGTAATTGTTTAGTAACCTACCGTCAATGTACGGTTGAAAGACAATCATTAATTTTGTGCTTCATTCAGACATAGAAATATAAGCGTTTGAAAAAGCACTTATTGAACATATCAAAAAAAATATGCGATTAGAATGGTCTATGTAGTATGCAAATCATTCTAAAATTATTTTTTAAAGCTCAGGTAAATTTTACCTGAGCTTTTTTTATCAACAAAACGAAAAGCAAAAATCCTAAAAGTAAAAGGCCATAACAATCAGTTACGGCCTTTTACTTTATAAAGAATTTTTGATGTCTGTAATTAGTGGTTCTAATTTCTCAATAGTAACATGTTCCATGATAACTACTTTATACCACTTCGGCTGATCATGAACATCAGGAACCAATCCATATTTTTTAGCAACGTCGGCATCTATGGCATCTGCTTTCATTGTAATAATATTGGAGGCTTCACTACGGTAATACTTAATGCCTAATTCATCTAGTTTGTGTGTGAACCAATCACCACGTTTACTTAAGATGAAAATTTTCTCATTCATTCCATAAGGACCATAAGTCATTAATATCATCCAAATAGCTATAGCATTTGCACCCGATCGACTACCAATCATAGTGAAGTCATCACCCTCTACGTAGTCGGCTTTAGTGTTGGCATATTTCATCCATTCTTTTCGAATCAGAAAAATACCCGTTCCATAAGGTGCTTGTAACATTTTATGTGCATCTAATGTTACTGATGTAACTTTAGGATTTCTAAAATCTAGTGCATGTTTCTTGTGAGCAAATGGGAAAAAGAATCCACCATAAGCACCATCAATATGCATCTTATATTCTAGATTATTTTCTTCAAAAGTGGATGTGTATAATTCAATGGGATCGACAGATCCAAACATTGTAGTCATCATATTACTGATCACAACAAAGTATTTTTTGCCATCAGCTGTAGCCTTATCAATACAAGATTGGATATTTGCTTTATTGATTAATCGGCTATCAAAATCTACTGCTACTCGGTAATATGAAAGCGATAAAATATTGCTCGCCTTCGCCATTGAGTAATGAGAATCTTCTGAAGAGATAATGGCAATCTCAGAATTTTTTGCTCCGAATTCTTCTTGATAATAATTTCTATAAATCCAGATCGCTTGCATGTTTGCTTCTGTTCCGCCAGAGGCCACGTAACCGTCAACACTGTTTTTATCCCCTTTAAGAATATCTACGGCACAGACTTCTAGGAGTTCTCTTTCGATACTCTGAGTACCCTTAAAAAAGCTTTCAGATACACCTTGAGTATGGCAGCCAATGTGGTTAGGGTTATGAAGAAG from Flammeovirga yaeyamensis includes these protein-coding regions:
- a CDS encoding pyridoxal phosphate-dependent decarboxylase family protein, with the translated sequence MHIWKKKSREEIKECIFKALNENTTYFGDHSLGVPGSHLDSKVFPEDAPFLNDAPFITTLLHNPNHIGCHTQGVSESFFKGTQSIERELLEVCAVDILKGDKNSVDGYVASGGTEANMQAIWIYRNYYQEEFGAKNSEIAIISSEDSHYSMAKASNILSLSYYRVAVDFDSRLINKANIQSCIDKATADGKKYFVVISNMMTTMFGSVDPIELYTSTFEENNLEYKMHIDGAYGGFFFPFAHKKHALDFRNPKVTSVTLDAHKMLQAPYGTGIFLIRKEWMKYANTKADYVEGDDFTMIGSRSGANAIAIWMILMTYGPYGMNEKIFILSKRGDWFTHKLDELGIKYYRSEASNIITMKADAIDADVAKKYGLVPDVHDQPKWYKVVIMEHVTIEKLEPLITDIKNSL